The Candidatus Omnitrophota bacterium DNA window GGCGGTGCTTCTGGACAGTACCGACGAAGACGCCCTGAGGAACGCGGCACTTCAGGATACGGATGTCGCTATAATCTCGATAGGGGACAACATGGAAGGCAGTATTCTTACCACTATCCTTCTCAAGAAGATAGGGGTTCCTTATATCATCGCCAGGGCAATGAGCGATGTCCACGCGCAGGTCCTCAAGCAGATCGGTGCGACCGAGGTCATCAATATCGAGGTCGACCAGGGACAGAGACTGGCCAACCGGATAATAGCCCCGGACATAGTTGATGTGGTTCCCATATCCGAGGACCAGGTGCTAGCCGAGATGCGGGCGCCGGAGAATTTCATAGGGAAAACGCTTTCGCAGCTCGAACTCAGAAAGAGGTTCAATGTCAATATCATCACGGTAAGACGTTCCAAGATCGATATAGACGACATGGGCAACCCCATGAAGAAGGAATTCGTTTTCACGCCGAAACCGGACGAAGAGCTCAAGGTGGATGACGTACTGATCGTTCTCGGGTCGCCGAAGGACATAGAGAAACTCAAGGAGATATAAGATGATACTCGTAAAGAAAAGGTATCTTTTCATATTGACGGTTCTATTCTGCCTGATCGTCATATTCGGGGAGGTCAAG harbors:
- a CDS encoding TrkA family potassium uptake protein, whose product is MAKEKIFSVFGLGTFGMEICSVLSKKGAKVIAVDIDKKNVDRVRDSVTQAVLLDSTDEDALRNAALQDTDVAIISIGDNMEGSILTTILLKKIGVPYIIARAMSDVHAQVLKQIGATEVINIEVDQGQRLANRIIAPDIVDVVPISEDQVLAEMRAPENFIGKTLSQLELRKRFNVNIITVRRSKIDIDDMGNPMKKEFVFTPKPDEELKVDDVLIVLGSPKDIEKLKEI